In Manis pentadactyla isolate mManPen7 chromosome 3, mManPen7.hap1, whole genome shotgun sequence, a single window of DNA contains:
- the ADHFE1 gene encoding hydroxyacid-oxoacid transhydrogenase, mitochondrial isoform X2, with amino-acid sequence MPRCPRGSSSCQCPTHSHTYSQAPGLSPSGKTTDYAFEMAVSNIRYGAGVTKEVGMDLQNMGAKNVCLMTDKNLSLLPPVQTVMDSLVKNGINFKVYDNVRVEPTDRSFMEAIEFAKKGAFDAYVAVGGGSTMDTCKAANLYASSPHSDFLDYVNAPIGKGKPVSVPLKPLIAVPTTSGTGSETTGVAIFDYEHLKVKTGIASRAIKPTLGLIDPLHTVHMPDRVVANSGFDVLCHALESYTALPYHMRSPCPSNPIARPAYQGSNPISDIWAIHALRIVAKYLKRAIRNPDDLEARSNMHLASAFAGIGFGNAGVHLCHGMSYPISGLVKTYKAKDYNVDHPLVPHGLSVVLTSPAVFTFTAQTSPERHLETAEILGADTRSARIPDAGPVLADTLRKFLFDLDVDDGLAAVGYSKADIPTLVRGTLPQERVTKLAPCPQSEEDLSALFEASMKLY; translated from the exons ATGCCGCGGTGCCCACGCGGCTCCTCTAG cTGCCAGTGCCCGACCCATTCTCATACTTACTCCCAAG CTCCTGGACTTTCACCTTCTGGGAAAACAACAGATTATGCCTTTGAG atggctGTTTCAAATATTAGATATGGAGCAGGAGTTACTAAGGAAGTAGGAATG GACCTACAAAACATGGGTGCTAAAAATGTTTGTTTGATGACAGACAAGAacctctccctgctccctcctGTACAAACAGTTATGGATTCCCTAGTGAAGAATGGCATAAACTTTAAGGTTTATGATAATGTGAGGGTGGAACCAACTGATAGAAG CTTCATGGAAGCTATTGAATTTGCCAAAAAGGGAGCTTTTGATGCCTACGTTGCTGTGGGTGGTGGCTCCACCATGGATACTTGTAAAGCCGCTAATCTGTATGCATCCAGCCCTCACTCTGATTTCCTAGATTATGTCAATGCCCCCATTGGGAAGGGCAAACCCGTGTCTGTGCCTCTTAAGCCTCTGATTGCAG TCCCAACTACCTCAGGAACTGGGAGTGAAACTACAGGAGTTGCTATTTTTGACTACGAACACTTGAAAGTAAAAACTG GCATTGCTTCCCGAGCCATCAAACCCACACTGGGACTGATTGATCCTCTGCACACCGTGCACATGCCTGACCGGGTGGTCGCCAACAGTGGCTTCGATGTGCTTTG CCACGCCCTGGAGTCCTACACCGCCCTTCCCTACCACATGCGGAGCCCCTGCCCTTCAAATCCCATCGCCAGGCCAGCATACCAGGGCAGCAACCCGATCAGTGACATTTGGGCCATCCACGCACTACGGATTGTTGCTAAGTATCTGAAGAG GGCTATCAGAAATCCTGATGATCTTGAAGCAAGATCTAATATGCACTTGGCAAGTGCTTTTGCTGGCATTGGTTTTGGAAATGCTGGTGTTCATCTGTG cCATGGGATGTCTTACCCAATTTCAGGCTTAGTGAAGACATACAAAGCAAAGGATTATAATGTGGATCACCCACTGGTG CCTCATGGCCTTTCTGTGGTGCTCACCTCTCCAGCAGTGTTCACTTTCACGGCACAGACATCTCCTGAGCGGCACCTGGAGACAGCAGAAATACTGG GAGCCGATACCCGCAGTGCCAGGATCCCAGATGCTGGGCCTGTTTTGGCAGACACGCTCCGGAAATTCTTATTCGATCTGGATGTTGATGATGGCCTAGCTGCCGTTGGTTACTCCAAGGCTGACATCCCCACGTTAGTGAGAGGAACGCTGCCCCAG GAAAGGGTCACCAAGCTTGCACCATGCCCTCAGTCAGAAGAGGATCTGTCTGCTCTGTTTGAAGCTTCAATGAAActgtattaa
- the ADHFE1 gene encoding hydroxyacid-oxoacid transhydrogenase, mitochondrial isoform X3: protein MHLDSCQCPTHSHTYSQAPGLSPSGKTTDYAFEMAVSNIRYGAGVTKEVGMDLQNMGAKNVCLMTDKNLSLLPPVQTVMDSLVKNGINFKVYDNVRVEPTDRSFMEAIEFAKKGAFDAYVAVGGGSTMDTCKAANLYASSPHSDFLDYVNAPIGKGKPVSVPLKPLIAVPTTSGTGSETTGVAIFDYEHLKVKTGIASRAIKPTLGLIDPLHTVHMPDRVVANSGFDVLCHALESYTALPYHMRSPCPSNPIARPAYQGSNPISDIWAIHALRIVAKYLKRAIRNPDDLEARSNMHLASAFAGIGFGNAGVHLCHGMSYPISGLVKTYKAKDYNVDHPLVPHGLSVVLTSPAVFTFTAQTSPERHLETAEILGADTRSARIPDAGPVLADTLRKFLFDLDVDDGLAAVGYSKADIPTLVRGTLPQERVTKLAPCPQSEEDLSALFEASMKLY from the exons ATGCATTTGGACAG cTGCCAGTGCCCGACCCATTCTCATACTTACTCCCAAG CTCCTGGACTTTCACCTTCTGGGAAAACAACAGATTATGCCTTTGAG atggctGTTTCAAATATTAGATATGGAGCAGGAGTTACTAAGGAAGTAGGAATG GACCTACAAAACATGGGTGCTAAAAATGTTTGTTTGATGACAGACAAGAacctctccctgctccctcctGTACAAACAGTTATGGATTCCCTAGTGAAGAATGGCATAAACTTTAAGGTTTATGATAATGTGAGGGTGGAACCAACTGATAGAAG CTTCATGGAAGCTATTGAATTTGCCAAAAAGGGAGCTTTTGATGCCTACGTTGCTGTGGGTGGTGGCTCCACCATGGATACTTGTAAAGCCGCTAATCTGTATGCATCCAGCCCTCACTCTGATTTCCTAGATTATGTCAATGCCCCCATTGGGAAGGGCAAACCCGTGTCTGTGCCTCTTAAGCCTCTGATTGCAG TCCCAACTACCTCAGGAACTGGGAGTGAAACTACAGGAGTTGCTATTTTTGACTACGAACACTTGAAAGTAAAAACTG GCATTGCTTCCCGAGCCATCAAACCCACACTGGGACTGATTGATCCTCTGCACACCGTGCACATGCCTGACCGGGTGGTCGCCAACAGTGGCTTCGATGTGCTTTG CCACGCCCTGGAGTCCTACACCGCCCTTCCCTACCACATGCGGAGCCCCTGCCCTTCAAATCCCATCGCCAGGCCAGCATACCAGGGCAGCAACCCGATCAGTGACATTTGGGCCATCCACGCACTACGGATTGTTGCTAAGTATCTGAAGAG GGCTATCAGAAATCCTGATGATCTTGAAGCAAGATCTAATATGCACTTGGCAAGTGCTTTTGCTGGCATTGGTTTTGGAAATGCTGGTGTTCATCTGTG cCATGGGATGTCTTACCCAATTTCAGGCTTAGTGAAGACATACAAAGCAAAGGATTATAATGTGGATCACCCACTGGTG CCTCATGGCCTTTCTGTGGTGCTCACCTCTCCAGCAGTGTTCACTTTCACGGCACAGACATCTCCTGAGCGGCACCTGGAGACAGCAGAAATACTGG GAGCCGATACCCGCAGTGCCAGGATCCCAGATGCTGGGCCTGTTTTGGCAGACACGCTCCGGAAATTCTTATTCGATCTGGATGTTGATGATGGCCTAGCTGCCGTTGGTTACTCCAAGGCTGACATCCCCACGTTAGTGAGAGGAACGCTGCCCCAG GAAAGGGTCACCAAGCTTGCACCATGCCCTCAGTCAGAAGAGGATCTGTCTGCTCTGTTTGAAGCTTCAATGAAActgtattaa
- the ADHFE1 gene encoding hydroxyacid-oxoacid transhydrogenase, mitochondrial isoform X4, translated as MAVSNIRYGAGVTKEVGMDLQNMGAKNVCLMTDKNLSLLPPVQTVMDSLVKNGINFKVYDNVRVEPTDRSFMEAIEFAKKGAFDAYVAVGGGSTMDTCKAANLYASSPHSDFLDYVNAPIGKGKPVSVPLKPLIAVPTTSGTGSETTGVAIFDYEHLKVKTGIASRAIKPTLGLIDPLHTVHMPDRVVANSGFDVLCHALESYTALPYHMRSPCPSNPIARPAYQGSNPISDIWAIHALRIVAKYLKRAIRNPDDLEARSNMHLASAFAGIGFGNAGVHLCHGMSYPISGLVKTYKAKDYNVDHPLVPHGLSVVLTSPAVFTFTAQTSPERHLETAEILGADTRSARIPDAGPVLADTLRKFLFDLDVDDGLAAVGYSKADIPTLVRGTLPQERVTKLAPCPQSEEDLSALFEASMKLY; from the exons atggctGTTTCAAATATTAGATATGGAGCAGGAGTTACTAAGGAAGTAGGAATG GACCTACAAAACATGGGTGCTAAAAATGTTTGTTTGATGACAGACAAGAacctctccctgctccctcctGTACAAACAGTTATGGATTCCCTAGTGAAGAATGGCATAAACTTTAAGGTTTATGATAATGTGAGGGTGGAACCAACTGATAGAAG CTTCATGGAAGCTATTGAATTTGCCAAAAAGGGAGCTTTTGATGCCTACGTTGCTGTGGGTGGTGGCTCCACCATGGATACTTGTAAAGCCGCTAATCTGTATGCATCCAGCCCTCACTCTGATTTCCTAGATTATGTCAATGCCCCCATTGGGAAGGGCAAACCCGTGTCTGTGCCTCTTAAGCCTCTGATTGCAG TCCCAACTACCTCAGGAACTGGGAGTGAAACTACAGGAGTTGCTATTTTTGACTACGAACACTTGAAAGTAAAAACTG GCATTGCTTCCCGAGCCATCAAACCCACACTGGGACTGATTGATCCTCTGCACACCGTGCACATGCCTGACCGGGTGGTCGCCAACAGTGGCTTCGATGTGCTTTG CCACGCCCTGGAGTCCTACACCGCCCTTCCCTACCACATGCGGAGCCCCTGCCCTTCAAATCCCATCGCCAGGCCAGCATACCAGGGCAGCAACCCGATCAGTGACATTTGGGCCATCCACGCACTACGGATTGTTGCTAAGTATCTGAAGAG GGCTATCAGAAATCCTGATGATCTTGAAGCAAGATCTAATATGCACTTGGCAAGTGCTTTTGCTGGCATTGGTTTTGGAAATGCTGGTGTTCATCTGTG cCATGGGATGTCTTACCCAATTTCAGGCTTAGTGAAGACATACAAAGCAAAGGATTATAATGTGGATCACCCACTGGTG CCTCATGGCCTTTCTGTGGTGCTCACCTCTCCAGCAGTGTTCACTTTCACGGCACAGACATCTCCTGAGCGGCACCTGGAGACAGCAGAAATACTGG GAGCCGATACCCGCAGTGCCAGGATCCCAGATGCTGGGCCTGTTTTGGCAGACACGCTCCGGAAATTCTTATTCGATCTGGATGTTGATGATGGCCTAGCTGCCGTTGGTTACTCCAAGGCTGACATCCCCACGTTAGTGAGAGGAACGCTGCCCCAG GAAAGGGTCACCAAGCTTGCACCATGCCCTCAGTCAGAAGAGGATCTGTCTGCTCTGTTTGAAGCTTCAATGAAActgtattaa
- the ADHFE1 gene encoding hydroxyacid-oxoacid transhydrogenase, mitochondrial isoform X1: protein MAAAARARVAHLLKQLQLAACQCPTHSHTYSQAPGLSPSGKTTDYAFEMAVSNIRYGAGVTKEVGMDLQNMGAKNVCLMTDKNLSLLPPVQTVMDSLVKNGINFKVYDNVRVEPTDRSFMEAIEFAKKGAFDAYVAVGGGSTMDTCKAANLYASSPHSDFLDYVNAPIGKGKPVSVPLKPLIAVPTTSGTGSETTGVAIFDYEHLKVKTGIASRAIKPTLGLIDPLHTVHMPDRVVANSGFDVLCHALESYTALPYHMRSPCPSNPIARPAYQGSNPISDIWAIHALRIVAKYLKRAIRNPDDLEARSNMHLASAFAGIGFGNAGVHLCHGMSYPISGLVKTYKAKDYNVDHPLVPHGLSVVLTSPAVFTFTAQTSPERHLETAEILGADTRSARIPDAGPVLADTLRKFLFDLDVDDGLAAVGYSKADIPTLVRGTLPQERVTKLAPCPQSEEDLSALFEASMKLY from the exons atggccgccgccgcccgcgcgcgGGTCGCGCACTTGCTGAAGCAACTGCAGCTAGCAGC cTGCCAGTGCCCGACCCATTCTCATACTTACTCCCAAG CTCCTGGACTTTCACCTTCTGGGAAAACAACAGATTATGCCTTTGAG atggctGTTTCAAATATTAGATATGGAGCAGGAGTTACTAAGGAAGTAGGAATG GACCTACAAAACATGGGTGCTAAAAATGTTTGTTTGATGACAGACAAGAacctctccctgctccctcctGTACAAACAGTTATGGATTCCCTAGTGAAGAATGGCATAAACTTTAAGGTTTATGATAATGTGAGGGTGGAACCAACTGATAGAAG CTTCATGGAAGCTATTGAATTTGCCAAAAAGGGAGCTTTTGATGCCTACGTTGCTGTGGGTGGTGGCTCCACCATGGATACTTGTAAAGCCGCTAATCTGTATGCATCCAGCCCTCACTCTGATTTCCTAGATTATGTCAATGCCCCCATTGGGAAGGGCAAACCCGTGTCTGTGCCTCTTAAGCCTCTGATTGCAG TCCCAACTACCTCAGGAACTGGGAGTGAAACTACAGGAGTTGCTATTTTTGACTACGAACACTTGAAAGTAAAAACTG GCATTGCTTCCCGAGCCATCAAACCCACACTGGGACTGATTGATCCTCTGCACACCGTGCACATGCCTGACCGGGTGGTCGCCAACAGTGGCTTCGATGTGCTTTG CCACGCCCTGGAGTCCTACACCGCCCTTCCCTACCACATGCGGAGCCCCTGCCCTTCAAATCCCATCGCCAGGCCAGCATACCAGGGCAGCAACCCGATCAGTGACATTTGGGCCATCCACGCACTACGGATTGTTGCTAAGTATCTGAAGAG GGCTATCAGAAATCCTGATGATCTTGAAGCAAGATCTAATATGCACTTGGCAAGTGCTTTTGCTGGCATTGGTTTTGGAAATGCTGGTGTTCATCTGTG cCATGGGATGTCTTACCCAATTTCAGGCTTAGTGAAGACATACAAAGCAAAGGATTATAATGTGGATCACCCACTGGTG CCTCATGGCCTTTCTGTGGTGCTCACCTCTCCAGCAGTGTTCACTTTCACGGCACAGACATCTCCTGAGCGGCACCTGGAGACAGCAGAAATACTGG GAGCCGATACCCGCAGTGCCAGGATCCCAGATGCTGGGCCTGTTTTGGCAGACACGCTCCGGAAATTCTTATTCGATCTGGATGTTGATGATGGCCTAGCTGCCGTTGGTTACTCCAAGGCTGACATCCCCACGTTAGTGAGAGGAACGCTGCCCCAG GAAAGGGTCACCAAGCTTGCACCATGCCCTCAGTCAGAAGAGGATCTGTCTGCTCTGTTTGAAGCTTCAATGAAActgtattaa
- the RRS1 gene encoding ribosome biogenesis regulatory protein homolog: protein MEGQSVEELLAKAGRDEAEKLQRITVHKELELEFDLGNLLASDRNPPTGLRSAGPTPEAELRALARDNTQLLINQLWQLPTERVEEALVARLPEPTTRLPREKPVPRPRPLTRWQQFARLKGIRPKKKTNLVWDEVSGQWRCRWGYQRARDNTKDWLIEVPGGADPLEDQFAKRIQAKKERVAKNELNRLRNLARAHKMQLPSAAGMHPTGHQSKEELGRAMQVAKVSTASVGRFQERLPKEKVPRGSGKKRKFQPLFGDFAAEKKGQLELLRVMNSKKPQLDVTRAANKQMREEDQEAAAKRRKMSQKGKKKGGRQGPGGKRYGGPSRHGGKRKGGLGGRVNSGPPGLGGKRKGGPRQGGKRRK from the coding sequence ATGGAGGGCCAGAGTGTGGAGGAGCTACTGGCAAAGGCCGGGCGGGACGAGGCAGAGAAGCTGCAGCGCATCACGGTGCACAAGGAGCTGGAACTGGAGTTCGACCTGGGTAACTTACTGGCCTCGGACCGGAACCCTCCAACCGGGCTGCGGAGCGCGGGGCCCACCCCTGAGGCTGAGCTGCGGGCCCTGGCGCGAGACAACACGCAGCTGCTCATCAACCAGCTGTGGCAGCTGCCCACGGAGCGCGTGGAGGAGGCACTGGTGGCGCGGCTGCCGGAACCCACCACGCGCCTGCCGCGCGAGAAGCCGGTGCCCCGGCCGCGGCCGCTTACACGCTGGCAACAGTTCGCGCGCCTCAAAGGCATCCGTCCCAAAAAGAAGACTAATCTGGTGTGGGACGAGGTGAGCGGTCAGTGGCGGTGCCGCTGGGGCTACCAGCGCGCCCGCGACAATACTAAGGACTGGTTGATCGAGGTGCCGGGCGGTGCTGACCCTTTAGAGGACCAGTTCGCTAAGAGGATTCAGGCTAAGAAAGAACGGGTGGCCAAGAATGAGCTGAACCGGCTACGTAATCTGGCCCGCGCACAtaagatgcagctgcccagtgcGGCCGGAATGCACCCTACCGGACACCAGAGTAAGGAGGAGCTGGGCCGCGCCATGCAGGTGGCCAAGGTCTCCACCGCCTCCGTGGGGCGCTTCCAGGAGCGCCTGCCCAAGGAGAAGGTCCCCCGGGGCTCCGGCAAGAAAAGGAAGTTCCAGCCACTTTTCGGGGACTTTGCAGCAGAGAAAAAGGGCCAGTTGGAACTGCTGCGAGTCATGAACAGCAAAAAGCCTCAGCTGGATGTGACGAGGGCCGCCAATAAGCAAATGAGGGAGGAGGACCAGGAGGCGGCAGCCAAGAGGAGGAAAATGAGCCAGAAGGGCAAGAAAAAGGGGGGCCGACAGGGCCCTGGAGGAAAGAGATATGGGGGTCCTTCCAGGCatggagggaaaaggaaagggggcTTGGGAGGCAGGGTGAATTCCGGACCTCCTGGCTTAGGTGGCaaaaggaaaggagggccacgccaaggaggaaagaggaggaagTAA